In Micromonospora cremea, the genomic window GGCCGGTCTGGACCGGTGGCCCACGCCCGGACGCGCCGGTCGAGTGCGAGGTGCAGCTGCGCGCGCACGGCGACGTGGTGCCGGCCACCGTGGCCCTCGACGGCGCCACCCTCCACGCCGAGCTGCGCCGGCCGGTACGCGGCGTCGCCGCCGGCCAGGCCGTGGTGGCGTACCGGCCGGACCCGGCCGGCGACGTGGTCCTCGGCTCCGCCACCATCACCGGCTGACCCGGCACAGCGTCGCCCTGGCCGTCGCGGCCCGGGCGGCCGGCATACCGGATACCCTTCCGCCGTGACAGATCAGGTGTGGCCCTGGCCGGTGGGCGCGGCAACCGGCATCGGTTCGCTGCCCGGCACCGACATCGCCGAGGCCCAGCGGGTGGTCCTCGGCGAGCTCCCCGCGCTGCCCCACCTTCCCGAGCTGCCGGCCCGCGGCCCCGGAGCCGACCTGATCGGTCGGACCGCGGGGCTGCTGGTCGAGCTGCCCGTCGAGCTGTACACGGGGCGCTGGCGGGTCGCCCCGCGCCCGGGCCGCGACCTGCGCCGGGCCCGTGACCTGATGGAACGCGACCTGGACCAGCTCGCCGAGCAGGCCGAGGGGTACGCCGGCCCGATCAAGGTGCAGGCCGCCGGCCCGCTCACCCTGGCCGCGACCCTGGAGCTGCCGATCGGCGGCCGACTGCTGCGCGACCCCGGCGCGGTCCGCGACCTGACCGGCTCCCTCGCCGAGGGGCTGCGCGCGCACGTCGCGGCGGTCGCCCGGCGACTGCCCCGCGCTTCGGTGCTGCTCCAGCTGGACGAGCCGTCGCTGCCGACCGTGCTGGCCGGGCGGGTGCCCACCGAGAGCGGGCTGGGCGCGTACCGGGCGGTGGATTCGGCGGACGCGGCGGCGCTGCTGCGCACCGTCGTCGACGCGGCCGGCGTGCCGACCGTGGTGCACTGCTGCGCCCCGGACGTGCCGTTGGAGTTGATCCGTTCGACGGGCGCCGCCGGGGTGGCCCTCGACCTGGACCTGCTCACGGAGCTGGACCCGTTGGGTGAGGCGATCGACGCCGGCCTCGGGTTGCTGGCCGGGGCCGTGCCGACCCGGCCGCCGTCGACCGGCCAGGCGCCGACCTCCGCGCAGGTGGCCGACCGGGTGCGCCAGCTCTGGGACCGGCTCGGCTTTCCCCGCCGGCAGCTCGCTCAGCAGGTGGTGGTCACCCCGGCCTGCGGGTTGGCCGGGGCCAGCCCGGAGTACGTCCGGGTGGTGCTGGCCGCGTGCCGGGACGCCGGCCGGCGGCTCGCCGAGGACTGAGGTTTCCTGTCGTACTCGGTGGGCAGGATGACGGTCATGATTGGACAGCTACGTACAGTGGTGATCGATTGCCCGGATCCGCAGGCGCTGGCGGCGTTCTACGCGGAGCTGCTCGGCGTGCCCCTGGTCGAGGGTGACTCCGATGACGAGTGGGTGGTGCTGGGCGGCCAGCCCGGGCACCAGCCGCGCCTGGCGTTCCAGCGGGCGCTCAATCTGCGTCCGCCGGCCTGGCCGGATCCGGAGCGCCCGCAGCAGTTCCACCTCGACGTGACCGTGGACGACATCGAGACCGCCGAGAAGGCGACGCTCGCGCTCGGCGCCCGCCGGCTGCCGGGCGGGGGCGCGGACTTCCGGGTCTACGTCGACCCTGCCGGCCACCCGTTCTGCCTCTGCTGGGACTGACTTTGGTGTGGGCCGCGTCGGCCGGGCATCATGGCCGCCGTGGCCCACGACCCTCTGCTGCGCGCCTCTGGCTCGCTCTTCGGCCTTGCCTATGGTGACGCGATCGGCAAGCCGACCGAATTCCTGACCGTCGCCGAAATCGAGCACCGGTACGGTCCGGCCGGTCCACGTGACCTGTCCGGCGAGCCGGCGCTGGTCACCGACGACACCCAGATGGCGCTGGCGGTGGGCTGGGCGCTGCACGAGGCTCCGTCGCTCACCCCGAAGGGGGTGGAGCCGCTGCTCCGGCGGCGCTTCCTGGCCTGGGCGGTCAGCCCGGACAACAATCGCGCCCCCGGCATGACCTGCCTTCGCGCCTGCGCCGAGCTGGGTCGCGGGCTCCGCTGGCAGGAGGCGACGGTGACCGCGTCCAAGGGGTGCGGTGCCAACATGCGGGTGACGCCGGTCGGCTTGCTCGATGTGGACCTGGACACGCTGGCCGGGCTGGCTCAGTTGCAGGCCGGGTTGACCCACGGCCACCCGACCGGGCTGGCGGCCAGCGAGCTCACCGCGTACGCGGTCTTCGCCCTGCGCGGGGGCGCCACGCTCGCCGAGCTTCCCGCGATTCTCACCGAGCGGGCGCGGACGCAGCGCCGCGTGTACCGGGAACAGTGGCTGGGTGACCTCTGGCAGCGCGCCGGGGTCGGCACCGCGGAGGACTTCATCGCGCGGGGCTGGGATGAGTGCCTGGCGGTGCTGGGCCGGCTGACGGCCGCCCTGGGCCAGCCGGACGACGGCGGTGACCCGTGCCGGGCCACCGGGGAGGGCTGGGTGGCCGAGGAGGCGCTGGCGACCGCTCTGCTCTGCGCCGTACGGCACGCCGACGACCCGGTCGCGGCGCTGGCCCGGGGTGCGACCACCGCCGGGGACTCCGACTCGATCGCCGCTCTGGCCGGCGCCTTCGTGGGCGCGGCCGCCGGGATGACCGCCTGGCCGCCGGGGTGGGCCGACCGGATCGAGTACGCCGACCAGCTCGCCACGCTCGGCGCGGCCTGGGACTGATCCTCGTCCCCGCTCCCGGAGCTGTCCTGCCTGGCCGGACCGAGCCGGGTGACCGGCGAAGGCCCGGCGGGGCGGCAGACGGTCAGCGGGTCGGCAGGTGGTTCAGGCTGCGGACCGACCGCCACAGGTCGGCGTCGCAGTTGCCGGCGCGGTCGGCGAAGGCGGCCGAGCTGATCCGGGTCGGCTCGGTGAGGCTCAGGTAGCTGTCGTGCTCGGCGCCGGGGTCCCAGTCCCGGGTGGGGATGCGGACGTGGTCGTCCCGGTCGCTCTTGTCCTGGCTGGTGATCTTCAGTACGTCGGCGCCCCGGGAGTCGGCGCGCAGCACCAGACACGGCCGCACCTTCGACCCGCTGCCGTCGGCGTACGGCACGTCGGCCCACCAGATCTCGCCCGGCGCCGGCGTGCCCGCCCCCCGAGCGGCGTCGCGCGACCGGGGCCTGGTGGCCGGCCGGTCGGCGGCGCGGGGTCGCGGCGGCGCGGGGCGACGTCCGCCGGTGCGGGCCGAGCCCGGCCGGCTGCCCGAGCGACGGTTCGCGACCCGGTGCCGCCAGCTGTTCCACGCCCAGCCGGCCGCCACCGCCAGCAGGATCGCCACCGCCCAGAGCAGGGCCTCGGGCATCGGTACCTCCGCCATCGTCCGGCGGCCCACCGGCCCCCGTCGTCCGGCGATCCTCGCACGCCGATCACCCCGCCGCGCGCCAACCACGCACCGCGTTCTCGTGATGACGAGAACGCTGGGTGCGGGTGGGCGACTGTTTGTCCCACCGGGCCGATACCGTGCCGGAGTAGCGTGATCAGGGAGGTCGCAGGCGTGTCCGAAGGTGGCGGTGTGTCCGAGGAGCAGATCGGTCAGCAGGTCAGCCCGGCGCAGGAGGCGGCGGCCGGCGCCGAGCCGACGCCGCAAGCTCGGGAGCGGCACGCCACGCTCAGCCGCGAGCTGACCGAGCATCAGTACCGCTACTACGTGCTGGACGCGCCGATCATCGCCGACGCCGAGTTCGACCGGCAGCTGCGTGAGCTGGAGGCGCTGGAGGATGAGTTCCCGGCACTGCGCACACCGGATTCGCCGACCCAGCGGGTGGGCGGCACCTTCTCCACCGACTTCACCCCGGTCACCCACGCCGAGCGGATGCTCTCGCTGGACAACGCCTTCGCCGACGAGGAGCTGGCCGCCTGGGCCGAGCGGGTCGAGCGGGACGCCGGCGGCCCGGCGCCCTACCTCTGCGAGCTGAAGGTCGACGGGTTGGCGATCAACCTGACCTACGAGGATGGCCGGCTGGTCCGGGCGGCCACCCGGGGTGACGGCCGCACCGGCGAGGACGTCACCGCCAACGTGCGCAGCATCCGGGACGTGCCGAGCCAGCTCACCCCGTCCGCCGAGTTCCCGGACATTCCCGGGCTACTGGAGGTCCGGGGCGAGATCTACTTCCCGATCGCCGCGTTCGCCGACCTCAACGCCGGCCTGGTCGAGCAGGGCCGAGCCCCGTTCGCCAACCCGCGCAACGCCGCCGCCGGCAGCCTGCGGCAGAAGGACCCACGGATCACCGCTTCCCGGCCGCTGCGTCTGGTGGTGCACGGCATCGGCGCCCGCCGCGGGTTCCAGCCCACCGCCCAGTCCGAGTCGTACGCGGCGCTGAAGGCGTGGGGCCTGCCGACCAGTGACCGGTGGCGGGTGGTGCCGGATCTGGCCGGCGTGGCCGAGTACATCGCCTACTACGCCGAGCACCGGCACGACGTCGAGCACGAGATCGACGGCGTGGTGGTCAAGGTCGACCCGGTGTCCATCCAGGGTCGGCTCGGGTCGACCAGCCGCGCCCCGCGCTGGGCGATCGCCTTCAAGTACCCGCCGGAGGAGGTCACCACCAAGCTGCTCGACATCGACGTCAACGTGGGGCGCACCGGGCGGGTCACCCCGTTCGCCGTGCTCGAACCGGTGCGGGTGGCCGGCTCCACCGTCGCGCTCGCCACCCTGCACAACGCCCGTGAGGTGGAGCGTAAGGGTGTGCTGATCGGCGACACCGTGGTGCTGCGCAAGGCCGGCGACGTGATTCCCGAGGTGCTCGGCCCGGTGGTCGACCTGCGCCCTGCCGACGCGCGGCCGTTCGTCATGCCGACCACCTGCCCGGCCTGCGGCACCCCGCTCGCACCGGCCAAGGAGGGCGACGTCGACATTCGTTGCCCCAACACCCGCAGCTGTCCCGCCCAGCTACGCGAACGGGTGTTCCACCTCGCCGGCCGCGGCGCGTTCGACATCGAGGTGCTCGGCTACAAGGGCGCGGCGGCGCTGCTGGACGCGGAGATCATCGCCGACGAGGCGGACCTCTTCCAGCTCGACGCCGAGCAGCTGGCGCGGTCCCCGTTCTTCGTCAACAAGGACGGCAGCCTGGGCAGCAACGCGGTCAAGCTGCTGGACAATCTGGCCGTGGCCCGGGAGCGCGACCTGTGGCGGGTGCTGGTGGCGCTCTCCATCCGGCATGTCGGCCCGACCGCGGCCCAGGCGCTCGCCCGGCACTTCCGCTCCATGGAGGCCATCGACGCGGCCAGCGAGGAGGAGCTCTCCTCGGTCGACGGGGTCGGTCCGACGATCGCGGCCAGCATCCGGGAGTGGTTCGCCGTGGACTGGCACCGCGACGTGGTCCGCAAGTGGGCCGAGGCGGGCGTACGGATGGCCGAGGAGGCGGTCGACGAGGGGCCGCGCCCGTTGGAGGGGCTGACCGTGGTGGTGACCGGCACGCTCGCCGGCTTCTCCCGTGACCAGGCCGCCGAGGCGGTGCAGAGCCGGGGCGGCAAGGTCAGCGGCTCGGTCTCCAAGAAGACGAGCTTCGTGGTGGTAGGGGACAACCCGGGGTCCAAGGCCGACAAGGCGGCCAGCCTCAAGGTGCCGGTGCTCGACGAGGACGGGTTCCGGCTGCTGCTGGACGCGGGTCCGGACGCCGCGCGGGACGTCGCCCGGCTGGAGGGCTGACCGCTCCGGCGACCGCTGGCCGCGCATACCAACTTAATTACGACTACGACCGATTCGTGACTGTCATACCGGGAAACCCGGGGCTGAGGGCGTTTCATTGGGTCACGGCGTGCATACGGGCACGCCGACCGTTGGTCGGGAGGTGTGATGGAGGTCGCCGACCCGCGCAACTCCGTCCCGCCCGGACGGGTGGCGCCGTTCACCGCCTTCATCGTCAGCATCCTGGCGGTCGCCGCGTTGACCGCCGCCGGTCCACTCGCGACGCTCCCGGCCGAGCTGTCCCGGCTGCCGGTGGCGTTCTGGACGATGGCCGCGCTCGCGCTGGTCTGCGACGCCCGCCCGTTCGTGCCCCCGGGGCGCCGGCAGTCCTCCGCGGTCTTCCCGTCCACCTGCTTCACCTTCGCGATCCTGCTCGGCTGGGGGCTCGGCCCGGCGGTGGCGGTGCAGGCGGTCGGGGTGGTCGTCTCGGGCTGGCGGATGCGGCACGCCGCGTGGCGGACGGCGTTCAACGTCGGCCAGTACGCCTGCGCCCTCGCCGCCGCGTACGGGATCCTCCAGCTCGGGCCGGGCATCGTCTTCTCCGGCGGTCGGTTGCACTGGACCGACGTGGTCGCCGTCGGCGGCGCCACGGTGGCCTGGTTCGTGGTCAACTACGGGCTGGTCAGCTGGGCGGTACGGCTGCGCTTCGGCGACCGGTGGTGGCCCACCGTCCGGCAGGGCCTCGGTTTCGAACTGCTCTCCACGGGCTCACTGCTGCTGCTCGCCCCGGTGCTGGTCGCCGCGGCGCGGGTCAGCGCGGCGCTGATTCCGCTGGTGCTGGTGCCGCTCTTCGCCGTGTACCGGATGGCCCGGCTGACCGTCGAGCAGCAGCACCTCGCCGCCGCGGACCCGCTCACCGGGCTGCCCAACCGCAAGGCCCTGCTGGCCGAGGTGGCGGAGCAGGTGCACCTGCACGCCGAGCGGACCGCTCGCGGCGAACCCGATGGGCACCTGGCGCTGCTGCTGATCGACCTGGACCGCTTCAAGAACGTCAACGACGCGCTCGGGCACGCCGTGGGCGACCGGCTGCTCGTCGAGGTCAGCGCCCGACTCACCGACGTGGAGCCCCGCCCGCAGATGATCGCCCGGCTCGGCGGCGACGAGTTCGCCATCGTGATGACCGGGCTGACCGACGCGAGCCAGGCGCGTGACCTGGCCGACCGGGTGGTCGCGGCGCTGGCCGAGCCGGTGCCGCTGGACGGGCTGCCACTGGACGTGGGCGGCTCGATCGGGATCGCGCTCTTCCCGGAGCACGGCGAGGACTTCGCCACCCTGATGCGCCACGCCGACGTGGCGATGTACGACGCCAAGCACCGCAACGACACGGTGGCCGTCTACGCCCCGGCATCCGATCACAACTCCGCCGAGCGGCTCAGCCTCCTCGCCGACCTGCGCCGGGTACTGGAGTCCGGCCCGTCGGTCGACGACCCGCTGGACGCCGAGCCGGCGGGACACGCCCGGCCGGCGGGAACGGCCGACGAGGACGACCGGGACGCGGGGGCGGCCGAGTCGGGTGGCGCCGAGCGGGCGGCCGACCTACCCCTCGGCACGGCGGCGGAGGTGCGCGGCGGGGATGGTGCGGCGCTGCCCAGCGGTGACCTGCGCCCCGCCGAGGCCGCGCCGCACGAGGACGCGTCGCCGGTGGTCGCCGCGCTCCCGCCGTCCGGCGGCCGGTGGTGGGGGCGCCGCCGCCGGCCGGGCACCGAGCTGACGCACGCCGACGAGCTGATCAACCGGATCGCCACCGGCGCCGACCCGATCCGTGGCCGGAACACCCGCGCCACGGTCGCCGGCACCCGCCCGGGCCCGGTCCGGGACCGGCGCGCCGGGGGCGGGCAGGGACGGCGATCGCCGAACGGGGGCGCGGTGTCCGCGCTGGCTGGCGGCGGCGCCGGTCCGCGACGTGACGTCGGGCCGGCCACGCCGGACGTGCCGCTCGGGCCGACCGGTTGGGCGCACTCCGGCGGTGAGACGGCCGACGACGCCGGCGAGATCACCATGTACTACCAGCCGCAGATCGCCATCGCGACCGGCGAGGTGGTCGGCGTCGAGGCGCTGCTGCGCTGGCGGCACCCACGGCGGGGGATGGTCGACCCGGAGGAGCTGATCCGGGTGGCCGAGCAGAGCGCGGTGATGCGACTGCTCACCCGGCGGGTGGTCGACGACGTGGTGGAGCAGCTCGCCAAGTGGTCGGCGGCCGGCATCGGGCTGCGGGCGGCACTGAACGTGAGCGTGCGTGACCTGCACACCGGCGAGATCGCCGACCAGATCGCCGACCGGCTGAGCCGCTACGGGGTGCCGGCCGAGCGGCTGCAACTGGAGATCACCGAGGGTGCCCTGATGGCCGACCCGCGCCGGGTGCTGGCCACGATCTCCCGGCTGCACCGGATCGGGGTGGCCATAGCCCTGGACGACTTCGGCACCGGGTATTCCTCACTGCAGCACCTGCGTCGGCTACCGCTGTCCGAGGTGAAGGTGGACCGCTCGTTCGTGCTGGGCATGGCCGACGACGCCGACGACGCGGCGATCGTCCGGTCGATGATCGAGCTGGCCGGCGCGCTGGGGCTGCGGGTGGTCGCCGAGGGCGTGGAGGACGAGCGGACCTGGCGGATGCTGCACGCCGCCGGCTGCGACGCCGCGCAGGGCTGGTTCTACGCCCGACCGATGCCCGCCGAGGAGCTGGTCACCTGGCTGGCCCGGTACCGACCGGTCCGCCCGAGCGGCGGCCCGGAGCCGGACGCCGGCCGTCGTCCGACCCGCTGACCCGCCCGCCGACGCGGCGCGAGAGGCCGGCGGAGGGGGAGTCGTGGACGCGGCACCGGAGCGGAACAATAGACTCGCTCCGGTCACCGCGCGTCACGCTCCACCCGTCGCGCGATCGGCACACCGCCCGACCAGCAGGACATCAGAAGGGGGCACGGATGGCCGCCATCTCCCGCGAGGAGGTCGCGCACCTGGCGCGCCTGTCGCGGCTCGCCGTCACCGAGGAGGAGCTGGACATGTTCGCCGGCCAGCTCGACGTGATCCTCCAGGCGGTCGCCCAGGTCGGCGAGGTCGCCGCGGCGGACATCCCGCCGACCTCGCACTCGGTGCCGCTGACCAACATCTTCCGCGAGGACGTGGTCACGCCGTGCCTGACCCCGCAGGAGGTGCTGTCGGGCGCACCCGACGTCGAGGACCAGCGGTTCCGCGTACCGCGGATCCTGAGTGAGGATGTGGCCTCATGAGCGACCTGACCAGAATGACCGCGACGGAGATCGCCGCCCTGGTCGCTGGCGGCGAGACCTCCGCCGTCGAGGTGACCCGCGCCCACCTGGACCGGATCGCCGCGGTCGACGACCGGGTGCACGCCTTCCTGCACGTGGACACCGACGGCGCGCTGGCCGCCGCCCGCGCCGTGGACGAGCGCCGGGCCGCCGGCGAGGAGCTGGGCCCGCTGGCCGGCGTGCCGGTCGCGGTGAAGGACGTGCTCGCCACCCGGGGCGTGCCGACCACCGTGGGGTCGAAGATCCTGGAGGGCTGGCGCCCGCCGTACGACGCGACGATCGTGCAGCGGCTGCGTGAGGCCGGCACGGTGATGCTCGGCAAGACGAACATGGACGAGTTCGCGATGGGCTCCTCCACCGAATACTCGGCGTACGGCGCGACGCACAACCCGTGGGACCTGAGCCGGATCCCGGGCGGCTCAGGTGGCGGCAGCGCCGCCGCGCTGGCCGCGTACGAGGCGCCGCTGGCGATCGGCTCGGACACCGGCGGCTCGATCCGCCAGCCCGGCGCGGTCACCGGCACCGTCGGCGTGAAGCCCACCTACGGCGGCACCTCCCGCTACGGGCTGGTCGCCTTCTCCTCGTCGCTGGACACCCCCGGCCCGTGCGCCCGTACGGTGCTCGACGCGGCCCTGCTGCACCAGGTGATCGGCGGGCACGACCCGCGCGACTCCACCTCGATCCCGCAGCCGGTGCCGGACGTGGTGGCCGCGGCGAAGCTCGGCGCGACCGGTGACCTGACCGGCGTGCGGCTCGGCATCGTCAGCGAGTTCGTCGGTGAGGGCGCCGAGCCGGGCGTGATGGCCGCGTTCCGCGAGGCGGTGGACGCGCTGGCCAAGCTGGGTGCGGAGATCGTCGACGTGTCCTGCCCGACCTTCGCCTACGCGCTGCCCGCGTACTACCTGATCGCCCCGAGCGAGTGCTCCTCCAACCTGGCCCGGTTCGACGGCGTCCGGTTCGGCCTGCGGGTCGGCGACGACGGCAACCGGTCGCTGGAGGAGGTCATGTCGCTGACCCGGGAGGCCGGTTTCGGCCCCGAGGTCAAGCGCCGGATCATGATTGGCACGTACGCGCTGTCGTCGGGTTACTACGACGCGTACTATGGGCAGGCGCAGAAGGTCCGGACGCTGATCACGCGGGACTTCACCGCCGCGTTCGAGCGGGTCGACGCCCTGATCTCGCCGACCACCCCGTCCGTGGCGTTCCCGATGGGCGCGCGCACCGCCGACCCGTACCAGATGTACCTGGCCGACCTGTTCACCATCCCGACGAACCTGTACGGCGGACCGGGCATCTCGGTGCCCTGCGGCCTCTCCGAGGGGCTGCCCGTCGGCCTGCAGGTGATGGCCCCGACGATGGCCGACGACCGGATGTACCGGGTCGCCGCCGCGCTGGAGTCCGCGGTCGGCACGTTCACCCCACCGGCACTGTGAGGCAGGAGCCCAGATGACGACGACGCTGCCCGCGTACGACGAGGTCGTCGCGCGCTACGAACCGGTGATCGGCCTGGAGACCCACGTCGAGCTGGGCACGAACACCAAGATGTTCTGCGGCTGCCCGACCGACTTCGGTGGCGAGCCGAACACCCGGGTCTGCCCGGTCTGCCTGGGCCTGCCTGGTTCGCTGCCGGTGGCCAACAAGGCGGCCATCGAGGCGATCATCCGGATCGGCCTGGCGCTGAACTGCTCCATCGCCGAGTGGTGCCGGTTCGCCCGGAAGAACTACTTCTACCCGGACATGCCGAAGAACTTCCAGATCAGCCAGTACGACGAGCCGATCTGCGTCGACGGCTACCTGGACGTCGAGGTCAACGGCGAGACGGTGCGGATCGAGATCGAGCGGGTGCACCTGGAGGAGGACACCGGCAAGACGCTGCACGTCGGTGGCGCCACCGGCCGCATCCACGGCGCGACCGAGTCGCTGGTCGACTACAACCGGGCCGGCATTCCGCTGGTCGAGATCGTCACCAAGCCCATCCCGGGCACCGGCGCGCTCGCGCCCGACGTGGCCCGGGCGTACGTCACCGAACTGCGGGACGTGATCCGCACTCTCGGCGTCTCGGACGTGCGGATGGAGGAGGGTTCGCTGCGCTGCGACGTGAACACCTCGCTCAACCTGCCGGGGCAGGAGTGGGGCACCCGCACCGAGACCAAGAACGTCAACTCGCTGCGCTCGGTGGAGCGGGCGGTCCGCTCGGAGATGCTGCGGCAGGCCTCGGTGCTGGACGCCGGCGGCCGGATCACGCAGGAGACCCGGCACTTCCACGAGGACACCGGCGACACCACCCCGGGACGCTCCAAGGAGACCGCGACCGACTACCGGTACTTCCCGGAGCCGGACCTGGCGCCGATCGCCCCGGACCCGGCCTGGGTCGCGGAGCTGAAGGCCGCCCTGCCGGAGCTGCCGCGGGTGCACCGGCGCCGCCTCCAGCAGCAGTGGGGCCTGTCCGACCTGGACATGCAGTCGGTGCTGAACGCCGGTGCGGTCGAGCTGATCGAGGCGACCGTCGCCGCCGGCGCCACGCCGGCCGCCGCCCGTAAGTGGTGGCTCGGCGAGCTGTCCCGCAGGGCCAACGAGAGCGGCGTGGAGCTGGCTGACATCGGCGCCACCCCGGCCCAGGTCGCCGAGTTGCAGGGCCTGGTCGACGCCGGAAAGCTCAACGACAAGATGGCCCGCGCGGTGCTGGAGGGCGTGGTCGACGGTGAGGGCTCGCCCACCGAGATCATGACCAACCGGGGCCTGGAGGTCGTGTCGGACACCGGCGCGCTCACCGCCGCGGTGGACGAGGCGATCGCCGCCAACCCCGGCATCGCGGACAAGATCCGTAGCGGCAAGGTCGCCGCGGCCGGCGCGCTGGTCGGCGCGGTCATGAAGACCACGCGCGGCCAGGCCGACGCGAAGACCGTCCGCGAGCTGGTCCTGGAGCGCCTCGGCGTCCAGGGCTGAAACCCGCCCGGAGCAGGCCGTCGCCGTGACCCGGCGGCGGCCTGTAACCGCTGTCGCGTACGCGGCCACCCCGCGTCCCCCTCGCGAGGGCGTCAACGACGACGCCCGGATGGAGTCACCGTGAACCAGCACGACCTCGATGTCCTCGACGAGATCCAGCGGCGGGTGCTCTGGCTCGCCACCCGGATCGTGGACGCCGCCAACCACGACCGGGTCACCGGCGACGGGGTGAAGGTCGGCGGGCACCAGGCGTCCAGCGCCTCCCTGGTCACCGCGATGACCGCGCTCTGGTTCGCGCACCTGGACGCCGAGGACCGAGTCGCCGTCAAGCCGCACGCCTCCCCGGTGTTCCACGCCATCCAGTACCTGCTCGGCAACCTGGACCGCTCGTACCTGCCGCGGCTGCGGGCCCGGGGCGGCCTCCAGTCGTACCCGTCGCGCACCAAGGACCCCGACGAGGTGGACTTCTCCACCGGTTCGGTCGGTCTCGGCGCCGCGGCGCCGCTCTTCGCCGCCGCCACCCGGCGTTACGTCGACGCGCACTTCGGCGCCCGCCCGCACTCCCGGTTCGTCGCGCTGATCGGCGACGCCGAGCTGGACGAGGGCAACATCTGGGAGGCGGTCGCCGACCCCGCCACCACCGGCCTGGGCAACGTCATGTGGCTGGTCGACTTCAACCGCCAGTCGCTGGACCGGGTGGTGCCCGGCATCCGGATCAACCAGTGGCGCGGCCAGTTCGAGGCGGCCGGCTGGCACGTCGTGGAGGTCAAGTACGGCCGCCGGCTCGCCGAGGCGTACGCCCGGCCCGGCGGCGAAGCGCTGCGCGACTGGATCGACGCGATGCCCAACGAGCAGTACCAGTCGCTGTTCGGGCTGGCCGGCACGGCGCTGCGCAAGCAGTTCCTGGACGGCGCGCCGTCCGGCATCGCCGAGCTGATCGCCGACGTCGCCGACGAGGAGCTGGGCCCGCTCGTCACCGACCTCGGCGGGCACGACCTGCAGGCGATGCTCGACGCGTACGCCCAGTGCGACGCGGTCACCGACCGGCCCAGCGTCGTCTTCGCGTACACGGTCAAGGGGTGGGGGTTGCCCATCGCCGGCAACCCGCGCAACCACTCGGCGCTGCTCAGCACCGAGCAGGTCGACGCGTTGCGCGCCGCGCAGGGGCTGACCCGCGAGACCGAGTGGGATCGCCTCGACCCGGCGTCACCCGCCGGCATCCGGGCCGGCGCCCGCCGGGAGGCGCTGTCCCGCGCGCCCCGCGAGCGGGCGCTGGGGGTCACGGTTCCGGAGAGCACAGGAGTACGCGCGGCCAAGCCGATCTCCACGCAGGAGGTCTTCGGCCGGGTGCTGGTGGACCTGGCTCGGGACCGGGAGGTCGGCCGCTACCTGGTGACGACGGCACCGGACGTGGCCACCTCCACCAACCTCGCCGGGTTCATCAACAAGACCGGGGTGTTCGCCCCGACCGAGCAGCGTTCCTGGACCGAGGACCGGATGCTGCGCTGGACGGAGAGCCCCGCGGGGCAGCACATCGAGCTGGGCATCTCGGAGATGAACCTGTTCCTGCTGCTCGGCCAGCTCGGCCTGTCCTGGGATCTGTCCGGGCAGCCGCTGCTGCCGGTGGGCACGGTCTACGACCCGTTCGTGCTGCGGGGCCTGGACGCGTTCCTGTACGGCACCTACTCCGGCTCCCGGTTCGTGGTCGCCGGCACCCCGTCGGGCATCACCCTGGCCCCGGAGGGCGGCGCCCACCAGTCCACCATCACCGCCTCCGTCGGGCTGGAGCTGCCCGGGGTGACCTTCGTCGAGCCGGCGTACG contains:
- a CDS encoding methionine synthase; the protein is MTDQVWPWPVGAATGIGSLPGTDIAEAQRVVLGELPALPHLPELPARGPGADLIGRTAGLLVELPVELYTGRWRVAPRPGRDLRRARDLMERDLDQLAEQAEGYAGPIKVQAAGPLTLAATLELPIGGRLLRDPGAVRDLTGSLAEGLRAHVAAVARRLPRASVLLQLDEPSLPTVLAGRVPTESGLGAYRAVDSADAAALLRTVVDAAGVPTVVHCCAPDVPLELIRSTGAAGVALDLDLLTELDPLGEAIDAGLGLLAGAVPTRPPSTGQAPTSAQVADRVRQLWDRLGFPRRQLAQQVVVTPACGLAGASPEYVRVVLAACRDAGRRLAED
- a CDS encoding VOC family protein; protein product: MIGQLRTVVIDCPDPQALAAFYAELLGVPLVEGDSDDEWVVLGGQPGHQPRLAFQRALNLRPPAWPDPERPQQFHLDVTVDDIETAEKATLALGARRLPGGGADFRVYVDPAGHPFCLCWD
- the ligA gene encoding NAD-dependent DNA ligase LigA, with amino-acid sequence MSEEQIGQQVSPAQEAAAGAEPTPQARERHATLSRELTEHQYRYYVLDAPIIADAEFDRQLRELEALEDEFPALRTPDSPTQRVGGTFSTDFTPVTHAERMLSLDNAFADEELAAWAERVERDAGGPAPYLCELKVDGLAINLTYEDGRLVRAATRGDGRTGEDVTANVRSIRDVPSQLTPSAEFPDIPGLLEVRGEIYFPIAAFADLNAGLVEQGRAPFANPRNAAAGSLRQKDPRITASRPLRLVVHGIGARRGFQPTAQSESYAALKAWGLPTSDRWRVVPDLAGVAEYIAYYAEHRHDVEHEIDGVVVKVDPVSIQGRLGSTSRAPRWAIAFKYPPEEVTTKLLDIDVNVGRTGRVTPFAVLEPVRVAGSTVALATLHNAREVERKGVLIGDTVVLRKAGDVIPEVLGPVVDLRPADARPFVMPTTCPACGTPLAPAKEGDVDIRCPNTRSCPAQLRERVFHLAGRGAFDIEVLGYKGAAALLDAEIIADEADLFQLDAEQLARSPFFVNKDGSLGSNAVKLLDNLAVARERDLWRVLVALSIRHVGPTAAQALARHFRSMEAIDAASEEELSSVDGVGPTIAASIREWFAVDWHRDVVRKWAEAGVRMAEEAVDEGPRPLEGLTVVVTGTLAGFSRDQAAEAVQSRGGKVSGSVSKKTSFVVVGDNPGSKADKAASLKVPVLDEDGFRLLLDAGPDAARDVARLEG
- a CDS encoding ADP-ribosylglycohydrolase family protein; protein product: MAAVAHDPLLRASGSLFGLAYGDAIGKPTEFLTVAEIEHRYGPAGPRDLSGEPALVTDDTQMALAVGWALHEAPSLTPKGVEPLLRRRFLAWAVSPDNNRAPGMTCLRACAELGRGLRWQEATVTASKGCGANMRVTPVGLLDVDLDTLAGLAQLQAGLTHGHPTGLAASELTAYAVFALRGGATLAELPAILTERARTQRRVYREQWLGDLWQRAGVGTAEDFIARGWDECLAVLGRLTAALGQPDDGGDPCRATGEGWVAEEALATALLCAVRHADDPVAALARGATTAGDSDSIAALAGAFVGAAAGMTAWPPGWADRIEYADQLATLGAAWD
- a CDS encoding type II toxin-antitoxin system PemK/MazF family toxin → MPEALLWAVAILLAVAAGWAWNSWRHRVANRRSGSRPGSARTGGRRPAPPRPRAADRPATRPRSRDAARGAGTPAPGEIWWADVPYADGSGSKVRPCLVLRADSRGADVLKITSQDKSDRDDHVRIPTRDWDPGAEHDSYLSLTEPTRISSAAFADRAGNCDADLWRSVRSLNHLPTR